Part of the Desulfocurvus vexinensis DSM 17965 genome, CTGCGGCGTGCAGAAGCCGGGCCGCCTGCACGCCCTGTTCCGCGCCCCGGGCTGGCAGGAGCTGCGCCTGGACCTCAACCCCGACGCCCGCCCGGACTTCGTGGCCTCGTTGACGGACATGGGCGTGGTGGACAGCGCCAGCATGGACGCGGTCTACTCCTCGCACAACCTGGAGCACCTCTTCCCCCACGAGGTGCCCGTGGCCCTGGCCGAATTCCGCCGCGTGCTCAAGGACGACGGCCTGGCGCTGGTCACCCTGCCCGACGTGCAGACGGTGGCCGAGGTCATCGCCGCCGGGCAGGCCACCAAGGTGCTCTACACCTCGCCCCTGGGCCCGGTGACGGCCCTGGACATCCTCTACGGCCACCACCGCTCCCTGGCGGGCGGCAACCTGTTCATGCTGCACAAATGCGGCTTCACCGACGCCCTGCTGCACCGCGCGCTGACGGTGGCGGGCTTCGGCTCGGTGCGCGTGCGCCGCGACCGCGCGACCTACAGCCTGTGGGCCCTGGCCCACGTGCTGCCCGGCCAGACCCAGGAGATCCCCGGCTTCGCCACCCCCGGCGCCGCCCCGGCCCCGGGCGGCCCCTTCGGGTAGATGGGCACGGAAGCCCCCTTCGGGGAGACTGGCGCGGAGGTCCCGCAGGTAGCGGCGCGGGCGGTTCTTTCGGGTAGACAACGCGGGCGGCCCGGAGGCTGAACGCTTCCGCCACTTCCGCACCATGGCCACGGCAGCCCGCGCGCCGCTGCGCAACGCCCGAATGCGCTCCGGGAGTTCCCTTTTCCTTCCGCCTGGGCTAGACTGGCCTCGAATACCCCGACCCCGACCCCCCGCAACCCGAACAAGGGAGAAACATCATGGCCATGGAACGTTGGGAATGCCCCTGCGGCTACATCTACGACCCCGCCGAAGGCGACCTGGAAACCGGCATCCAGCCCGGCACCCCCTGGGAAAAACTGCCCGACGACTGGGTCTGCCCCAAGTGCGGCGCGGAAAAGGAATTCTTCGAGAAAATCGACTGACCCGCCCGGCCCCGCCCGGATGCAATGAAAACAGGCGCCCCGCAGTCCAAGGACTGCGGGGCGCCTGCTCGTTCGCATGCGTGAAACCGGCCTTTCCCCGGTTCCGGCGCCCAGGGAAGCTGGCTCCAGGCGGCAAAGCGAAGCACCATTGCGGTTCCGCGCCCTTGCGCCTTCGGACCTCCCCGCACCTACCCCAGGCTTCCGGCCAGCAGCGTGGCGCCCAGGGTCAGGGCGGCCAGGGCGCCGAGGATGGAGAGGGCGCGGTCCAGGATGGCGGCGCGGCGGGGGCGCGTGGCGGCCAGGGCCGTGACGCGCTGGCGGCACAGGGCGGCCAGGGCGGCCGCCGTGGCGATGGTCGCGCCCATGCCCAGGGCCATGGCGGCCACGGCGCCCAGGCCGATGCCCGGCGCGCCCAGGGCCAGGGCGAAGAGCAGCACGATGGCCGCGCCCGGACAGGGCACAAGGCCCGTGGCCAGCCCCGTGGCCCACAGGCCCCGGTGCGCCGCGCCCCGGGCACCCTGCTCCGCCCCCTGGCCGCGCACGGCGCGGGCCAGCAGCCACACGGCGATGGCGCAGACCAGGGCGTAGCTGGCGCGCTCCAGCCAGAGGCCCTGGGCCGTGAAGCGGGCCATGAGCGAACGCTCCAGGATCAGATACAACCCGAGGACGAGGGCCACGGCGCTGGCCGCATGGGCCGTGCCCATGACGGCCCCCAGCAGCGCCGCGCGCCCCGGGCCCTCGCCCCGCGCCAGCACGTAGGACACGGCCACGGCCTTGCCGTGCCCGGGCCCGGCGGCGTGCAGGGCCCCGTAGGCAAAAGCCAGGGCCAGGAAGACCGCGAGCCCCGAGGCCGAGCCGCCGTCGCGCAGCGCGCGCACGCGCTCCGACAGGCCCTGGCGCAGCTCGCGCTGGGTCCGGGCCAGGGCCGCCAGCAGCCCGCTCCCCGGGCCCGCCTCGCCCGGAGCATCGAAAACGCGCGCCGGAGCCGGGGCCGCACCGGGCCGGGTGGCGCCGGTAAAAGGATTCACGGCCCGGGGGCGCGGCGCGTCCGGGACAACCTCGGGGGCGACCTCCGGGGCAGCGCCCGGGCCGACATCAGAAACAACTTCGGAGACCGCGTCCGGGGCAGCCTCCGGGGCCGATTCCGGGGCGATATTCAGGGCGCTGCCGGGCTCCTGGGCCCCGGCAAACGGGCTCGCGGCCTGAGTCCGGGCCTGGGCCCCGGGCACGAGCAGCCCCGGCGCCAGGGCCAGGGCCCACAGCATGACGCAAACAACCAGCCGCATCCTAGCGCCGCCTGAAGCTGAGGTGGATTTCCGGCAGCCAGGCCTGGAAGGGCGAATAGGTCCGCTCGGGGTTCAGACTCACGGAGGTTTGCACCTCGAAGGCCTCCGCGTTCTCCAGCTCCGGGGCCTTGTCCTCGGGGGAATACACGTCGGCGTAGTATTCCGGGTCGTGCACCGAGAGCAGCACCCGGCGCTCCCCGGCCCCGGCGGGCACCGGGCACGGCACGAAGAACTCGTAGAGCAGCCGCCCGGCGCTGATGCGCGCGGAAAAGTCGCGCACCTCCGTGGTCCGGCGCGCCACGCCGTCGATCTCCACGAAGGTGAACCAGTCGGAATTGCTCAGGTAGTCGAAGACCTCGGCCTTGAGCACGGCCAGCTCGCCGGGGCTGAAGTCCCCGTCGCCGTCGCGGTCGTAGTCCTCGATGACGGTGGCGCCGAACATGTCGTCGAACAGCCACGACAGGCGGAACCCGGCCAGCCCCTGGTCGTCGAAGACGAAGGTCGCCATATTGTCCATGAAAACATGGGGATGGGCCGCAGCCTGGGGGGCCGGGGCCAGCAGCGCGGCCAGCACGGCCAGGGCGGGCAGCAGCGTCCGCAGGGCTCGGGGTCCGGTCATCGGGGGGGCACACCTCGGGTCGGCAACAACGGCGCGGGCTGGCGCCCGGCCACGGAGATTCACGCGCGCCCCGCCGCTCCCAGCGATTGCGCCTGCGGGGCGGGGCTCCGGCCCTGCCTACCATCCCCGCCCCCGCAGGCCAAGGAAAAACCGCCCCTGCGCGGGCCGCGCGGCGCTTCACGCCCGGGGCCCCCCTGCGCGGTCTGCGGCCCGCAAAAGCGGGGGAAGCTGCTGCGCAGGCAGGTTGAACCCGCGCACGACAAGCCCCTGGGGCCCCGGGGCCAGCAGCGTGCAGCGGGCGTGGGCCGGGTCCAGGCGGAAGAGGTTGCCCAGGGGCATGCCCAGGGCGTGGCAGAGCACGGCGCGGACAACCCCCGCGTGGGTCACGGCCACCACGGGCAGCGGGCCCCGGGCCAGGGCGTCCAGGGCCACCAGCGCCCGGGCCTGGACCTGGGCGAAGCTCTCGCCCCCCGGGGGCCGGAACTGCGCGAAATCGCGGCCCCGGGCGGCATAGGCCGCCGGGTCGGCGGCGCGCACGGCCTCGCGGGGCTGGCCCTCCCAAGCGCCCAGGTCTATTTCCGCCAGCCCGGGCAGCGTGTCCACGGGCAGGCCCAGGGCCTCGGCCAGGGGCCGGGCCGTGTCGCGCGCGCGGGCCAGGGGGCTGGCGGCCACGGCGCGCAACTCCGCTCCGGCCAGGGCCTGGGCCAGCTCCTGCGCCTGGGCCCGCCCGGTGGCGGACAGGGGCAGGTCCGTGCGGCCGATGAAGCGGCCCTGGCCGCCCTGGGCCTCGGCGTGGCGCACGAGCACGATCATGGCCGCCCCCCGCGCACGATATCCAGCAATTCCGGGGCGCCAGGGCCCAGCAGTTCGCGCACCCGGGCCGCCACGGCCAGGGCCCGCGCCTTGCGGGCCTCGATCTTGCGGCGCACCTCGGGCTCGTGGCCCCACTGGGCGATTTTTTCGTCGTAGCGCCGGGCCACGGACACGGGCTCCTGCCCGCGCACGAGCTTGTCGGCCAGGAAAACCAGCTCGCGCTCCCGGATCGCGGCCCCGGGCGCCAGCTCCAGGTCGCGGTGGGCCGCCACCAGGGGCGCCAGGGCCGCGAAGCCCCAGGCCGCCAGCAGCCGCCCGCCCTCGGCCTCGTGGCGCTTCTGGCCCTTGGCCAGGTCGTGCAGCAGACCCCCGGCCTCGGCCAGGGCCGGGTCCAGCGGCTCCGGGCGCTCCGGGGTGCCCAGGCGCGCGTTGAGGGCCCGGGCCAGGGTGGCGGCAGCCCGGCCCACGGCGCGGCAATGGGCCCGGGTGGCCTCGGGGGTGCCCGCCAGGGCCCAGAGCATGTCCACTTCCCCGGGCAGGGGCACGTGGCGCCGCGCGGCCAGGGCCACGGCCTGCTGGTAGTCCCCGGGTTCGTCCAGGTCCATGAGCACGGCGGCGTCGGGCACGGGGACCTCGGCCACGGCCACCCCCGGCGCCTCCAGCACCGCGCGCAGGCCCCCGCCACCGTCGTGGCCCAGGATGGCCGGGATGAACCGGGCGCGGATCACGGGCGGATGCCCGCGCCGGCCCGCGAAGTACGGCACGGCCCAGTCCGCGTCGCCCGCCGCCAGGGCGGCGGCCACGGCGTGGCAGGTGGCCGGGCGGACCAGGGGCGTGTCCGCAGGCAGCACGAAAAAGGCGTCCACCTCCGGGCCCAGGGCGCCCACGCCCGTGACCACGGACCCGAACATGCCCTCGGCGTAGCGCGGGTTGTGCACCGGGCGGGCCCCGGCGCGCCGGGCCAGGGCGGCCACGGCGTCGGCCTCGCGGCCCGTGACCACCACCACGTCCACCGCCCCGGCCTCGCGCAGGCAGGCCACGGCGCATTCCAGCACCGTGGAGCCCCCCAGGGCCAGGGCGGGCTTGAGGGCCCCCATGCGCGAGGACAGCCCGGCGGCGGGCACCACGGCCCCCAGGCGCAGGGGCGCCCGGGCGCCCTGCGCATCCGGCAGGTTCGGCGGACGCGGGGCAGGCGGGGCGTCCGGCGCGGGCGTCACTTGCCGCCCTCCGCCGCCACGCGGCACTGCACCAGCTCGGCCACGATGCTCACGGCGATCTCCTCGGGCGTGCGCGCGCCGATGGACAGGCCGATGGGGCAATGGCAGCGGGCAATGGCCGCCTCGGGCACCCCCTCGTCGCGCAGGGCTGCGTACACGGCCTCGCGCTTGCGCAGGCTGCCGATCATGCCCACGTAGCGCGCGGGGGTGCGCAGGGCTGCGGCCAGCACGGTCTTGTCGTGCAGGTGGCCCCTGGTGACGATGACCAGCGAGTCGGCCTCGCCCACTTCCAGGCCGTCCAGGGCCCGGTCCATGGACGGCGGCACGAGCACGGCGTCGGCGTCGGGAAAGCGCTGGCGGTTGGCGAACTCGGGCCGGTCGTCCAGCACCACGGTGCGGAAGCCCGCGATGCGCGCCACCTGGGCCGTGGGCCGCGACACGTGCCCGGCGCCGAAGAGAAACACGGCGGGCTGCGGCACCAGGGGCAGCACCGCCAGGAAGCCCCCCGGGCCGGACAGCAGCCCGGGGCGGCCCGTCTCCAGGGCCGTGTCGCGCGCTTCGGCCAGGGCGGCGGGGTCGTGCCCCGGCCAGGGCGGCGGCTGCTGCCCGGGGGCCAGGGCAACCCGGGCCGTGGCGCGCAAGGGGCCCCCGGCGGGGCCCTCCAGGGCCGTGAGCAGCACCGCGCGGCGCCCCTGGCGCAGGGCGTCGTCCAGGGCGGCGAAGACTCCGGCGTCGCCCGGGTCCAGGCGTTCCAGCAGCACGGTCACCTGCCCGCCGCAGACCATGTCGGCCCGGGCGGCCAGCTCATTGTCCAGCTCATGGCGTTGCAGGACCGCCGCCCCGTCGCCCTGGGCGAACAGCTCCCCTGCGGCGCGCATGGCCCGGGCCTCCAGCAGGCCGCCGCCCACGGTGCCCTCGATGCTCGCGTCGGGCCGCACGGCCATGGCAGCCCCGGCCCCACGCGGGGTGGACCCGCCGCTGGCGACGATGGTCGCCAGCACCAGTTCCTGGCCCGCCTCCAAAGCCATGCGCACGGCGCGCAGGCAGTCGTTCATGATGTCTCCTCGCTGTGTTCCCCGGGCAAGGTCCGCTTGGCAAAGCCCGGGGCGATGCGTCCGTCGCGCGAAAGCTCGCGCACCGTCGCCCGCCGGTGGTCCAGGCCCGGCAGGCCATCCAGGGCGCGGGCCACGGCCTGCGCGCGCGGGCCGGTGCCGGGCAGCAGATACAGGTCCAGTTCCAGGGTGCCGGGGCCCTGGCGCAAGGCATAGTCCATGACGCCGGGAAGGGCCAGCACGGCGGCGTCCAGGGCGCGGCGGGACAGGCCGCCGGGCCGCTCGCCCCCCAGCCGCCCGGGCACGGCGTCCAGCCGCCGCAGGGGGCTGGCGCAGGGGCAGCCCCCGGGCAGGATGCGCCCGGCGTCGCCGCTGCGGTAGCGGATGAGCGGCATGGCCTGGCGGCCCAGGGTGGTCACGACGATCTCGCCCCACTGGCCGTCGGCCACGGGCGCACCCGTGGCCGGGTCGGCGATTTCCACCAGCAGGTCGGCTTCGCGCAGGTGCATGCCCGGGCCCTGGCCGCAGCCCACGGCCCCACCCAGCCCGGTTTCGGTCATGCCCCAGTGGTGGTGAACGGCGCAGCCCAGGGCGGCCTCCACGCGCCAGGCCAGCCCGGGGGGCACGGCGTCCCAGCACAGCAGCGCCCGGCGCACCCGCCCGCGCTCCAGCCCCCGCGCCGCCGCCAGCAGGGCCAGGGCGTGGACATGCACCGGAGCGCCCACCAGCACCCGGGCGCCGGAGGCTTCGAGCAGGGCCAGGGCGGCGGGCACGTCCCACGGCTCGGGGCAGCACAGGCAGCGCCCGCCCAGGGCCTGCACGCCCCGGGTCAGCAGCCGCCCCACTCCGCCCTCGCGCTCGCCGGGCAAGAGGGCCAGCACCGTGTCGCCCGGTGCGGCCAGCAGCTCCATGCCGTGGCGGAAGAAGTCCACGGTGCGCTCCAGGTCGCCCGTGGTGAAGAACAGCCGCTTGGGCGCGCCCGTGGAGCCCGAGGAGGCCAGGGTCACCACCCGGGCCACCGCGTCCTGGGACACGCACAGCAGCCGCTCGGGCGCCGCGCGCAGGGCGCGGGCGTCCAGGCGCGGCAGGCGGGCCAGGTCCGCCGGGGCGCGCAGGGCGGCGGGGTCGATGCCGCCCAGGGTGTCACAGTAGTGGGGGCTTTCGCGCCGGGCCAGGGCCACGGTCTCGCGCAGGCGGGCCAGCTGCCAGGCCGCAAGCTCCTGCGGGCCGGGGGGCGGGCCCTGGGCCGGACGGTCCAGGCGCCGGTTCAGCCAGTGGTCAAGGGACGTGCCGGGCACTGGTGCTCCTGTACAGCGGCGTGCCGTCCATGGCCGTGAGGTTGTAGGCGCAAAAGGGCACCAGCCGTCCGTCGGGCGCGGCCACATGGATGCAGCAGCCGCGCAGGCGTTCCAAGTCCAGGGTCCAGGCGTCCTGGAAGGCCATGGCCGACACGGCGAAGATATGCGTGCGCGCCCGGGCCAGGAAGCGGTCCAGGTCATCGGCGGGCCCGGCCATGGGCAGGGCCGCGCCCCGGGGCGTGGCCCACTGGCGGGCCACGTAGGCCTTGGCCTTGTCCGCGCCCTCGGCGGCGGGGCGCGGCGCGCAGCAGTTGCCGCCCCCGCGCGACAGGCGCGTCAGGTGCGCCGGGCCGCCGTCTTCGTCCACAAGATAGCTGGCGTTGAAGGAGCACAGGGCGTGCTCGCAGCCCGGGGGCGAGAAGTCGGCGGCGCGCACCAGCCCGCCGCTCTGGGCTTCCAGGGCGGCCATGACCTCGGGCAGGGTGATGCGCGCTGCGTCGGCGGGCGGGCCGGGGTGGCGCCCGAAGTAGCTCACGGGCTGGAAATGCACCCCGCGCACCCCCGGGGCGCGCTCCACGCCCAGGCGCAGGATGGCGCCCAGCTCGGCGGCGTTGACCCCCGGCACCACCGTGGGCACCAGCACCACGCCCACCCCGGCCCGCGCCAGGGCCTCGATGGCCGCGAGCTTGTCCTCCAGCAGGGGCTGCCCGCGCAGGGCTTCGTAGGGCCCCTGGGTCACGCCGTCGAACTGCAAAAAGGCCGAGTCCAGCCCGGCGGCGGCCAGGGCCTGGGCGTAGCCCTCCTCGCGGGCGATGCGCAGGCCGTTGGTGTTGAGCTGCACGAAGGGAAAGCCCGCGGCCTTGGCCAGGGCCACCAGGGCGGGCAGGTCGTCGCGCACCGTGGGCTCGCCGCCCGAGAGCTGGATGTTGCACGGCCCGGACTGGCGCATGACGCCTTCCAGCAGCCGGGCCACGGCCCCGGGGCTCGGGTCCGGGCGCGGGGCCTCGCCCGCGCTGGCAAAGCACAGCGGGCAGGCCAGATTGCAGCGCCAGGTGACTTCCACCAGGGCCGTGCAGGTGTGCTGGCCGTGGTCCGGGCACAGGCCGCAGTCGTAGGGGCAGCCCCGGGCCCGGGGCGTGGCGGGCGCAGCGGGCTGCGAGGGCGTCTTGGGCCGCAGCCAGCCCGCGAAATCCGGCGCCCCTCGCCAGATGGGCGTAGAAAACTCGCCGTGGCGCGGGCAGGCCTTCACCAGCCGGGTCTGGCCGCCCACGGTCTCGCGCCGGGCCGGAACGACCTCCAGGCAGACGGGGCAGACGCTGGCCGTGGGCTGCGCGGCGCCGGGGGCGCTCATGCCGGGCGGCCCTGGATGGGGTCGATGCCGTTTTCGGCCAAAAGGTCCATGGTCCGCTCGAAAGTTTCGGCCACGATGGCCCCGCATACGGCGCGGTCGGGCGCCGTGCAGTCGCCGCCGGTGATGGCCCCGCAGCTCACGCCGCCGTGGCGCGCGCCCACGGTCTCGCGGAACCAGTCGTTCAGCTCGGCCAGCATCAGCGGCAGGCGGTCGTGGGGCTCCTCCCCGGCCCGGCCCCGGCCCGCGTGCAGCCCGAGCACCAGGGCCGCCCCGGTCAGGGCGCCGCAGGGCCCGGCGCAGTCGCCCGCGCCCAGGCACAGGCCCTGGGCCGCGCGCACCAGGTCGGAGTTGTCGCGGCCCAGGTCCTCCAGGGCCAGGAGCACGAAAATCTGGGCGCAGCAGAAGCCCGCGCCCGCCAGCCGCGCCATGCGCAGGGAGGTGTCGCCCATCGTGTCGGTCATGCCGGTCCTCCGGGTTTGCGGGCCAGGAGCAGAAAATAGCCGCGCCGCGCCGCGCAGCCCGGGGCCGCGCCGCCGAAGGCCAGCCGCGCCGCCAGCTCCCGGGCCAGGGCGCCGTGGTCCTCCACGGCGAAGGGGTCGAGCCCGGCGGCGCGCACCAGGGCCGCGATTTCGGCCACGGTCCTGGCTCCGGCAGCGCAGGACGGGGCCGCGTGCGCTTCGGCTTCCGGGCCTGCCCCGGCCCCCCCGGCCCGGGGCGCGCCCGGGGGCAGGCAGAGGTCCGCCAGGGCCAGCACCCCGCCCGGGGCCAGCACGCGCGCGAACTCGCCCAGGGCCGCCGCCGGGTCGGGCACCAGGGACAGCACGCATTCGCACAGCACCAGCCGCTGGCTGCCCGTGCGCACGGGCAGGGCCCCGGCTGCGGCGCGCATGAGCGGCAGCCCGGGCTGCACCGGGGCGCCGAGCTGCCCGGGGTCGGGGTCCAGCCCCACGGCCCGGGCGCCGTGGCGGCTGCGCAGCCGGGCCACGCTGGCCCCGCTGCCTGCGCCCACGTCCAGCACGGGCCAGCCCGGCAAGAGCCCGGCCAGGGCCACGGCGCGTTCGGTCAGGGCGAAGCCCCCGGGGCGCAGGGTCGGCCCGGCCACGGCGCGCAGGGCCGGGTCGCGCCACGAGGGCCCGGCGCAGCAGGCCGCCGGGGAGCCGTTGCGGGGCGCGGCCCCGGCGCTCATTTGTCCTCCAGCAGCTTTTCCACCTCGAGCATCTTGCCCAGGGCCAGGGCCTCGGGCACCAGGGTCAGGCCGCAGGCCGCGCAGCGCGGCAACTCCACCTCGAAGCGGCTGCCCATGTATTCCAGCACCGCCGGGGCCATGGCCAGGGCTTGCCCGCAGGCCGCGCAACGCCAGCCGGAGTAGTCGCCGTCCAGGACTTTCAGGGTGCTCATGGTTGGCCTCCCATGATCTGCATGCGGTGGCTCCAGGCCTTGTGGACCACGAAGCCCCCGGCGCCGTCGGGCTCGTATTCCACCCAGTACGTCACCGGGCCGGGTTGCAGGCTGGCCAGGTGGCGGCCCGTGGCGGCGTTGACCAGGGCCCGGCCCGTGTCCCGGGCGTGCAGTACGACCTTTTGCAGGTCCGTGACCAGAATGCGCCGGTCTTCCATGGCCCGGGCGGCCTCGGGGGCGATGCTCAGGGCCACGGCCTCGTGGGCCGGGCGCGGGCCGGACGCCTCGGCCCACAGCCCGCGCAGCAGGGCCTCGCGCAGGCGCACGCTGCTAACAGACAGTGAGTTTGTGACAACCTTAAAGTGAAATATAGTGGGACACTGAGACACATACCGAAATGAAAATGGCTTGTGTCGTGCGGGCTTCGGGGTTTTAGGGTGGGCGAAAAGGGGGTTCGACATTGAGTCTGCGACTACTATAAACCTCGGCGGGGAAGCGGTGGTTTCGAGACTTGGCTTGCCCTGAAACAACGGCTTGAGCAAAGAACGATTAACAACCGCTTAAAGCCTGATTAACAAGGGGTTCATGGTCGGAGAGAGGGAACCGGAAAAGGGGTTTTGGGCAGGTCACGGGCCAAAGCTTGCCGACCAGAAGTATAAAGCGAGAAGTATAAACCTGCTCCCTCTGATCTTGGGCAAGAGGTGTCTCCGGCAGGCTGTTCGAAAAAGCAAAAGGCCGTGACCCGACCCCTACGTCCTGAACGCTTCCGGGGATGAACCGGACGGTGTGTGTCACGGCACTGTTGTTCACATTTATTGATCTTGGGCACGAGGTGCCTCCGGCAGGCTGTTTGAAAAAGCAAAAGGCTGTGGCCCGACCCCTAACGTCCTGGACGTTTCCGGGTATGAACCGGACGGCGGTGTACCACAGCCAATTCAAACAATAATAAACGATGCGTGGATGTCAATATTTATGGAAGTGCAAAGTAATTAGAATGAAAAACAGGTTCAGTTTATATTGCTAGTGATGAAAACAGATCAAGTATCCCAAGATGAACGACACAACAGTGACTGCAGAAATTATTGATTCCATAGTTTCCGGCAGTGTGAAATTTGAGATAATAAATATTCCAATAATTCCACAGAGCAAAGATATAGCGCATATTCTTTGCAATCGCTCATCTCTTTCCCTTCTCGCCTTATCACAAAAATATTGAAGGACTGGAAATCCGCAGGCAATGCAGCTGTAAGCGGAAGGACTAACCTCATGTCCACATTCAGGACATGGTATAAGGCTGTCATTTTCTACGGGCTGTGGTGCGGTGATATAGATATCGCCACCAGCTTGTTGAATATTGTGGCCTTCCGCATGCTGATCAATATTTCTTTCCATACTCATCTTCCAAGTATTCCACATAGCTTTTTAGCTGTGAAACATTGAGATCACGCCTTGATGTAACTCCAAACAGAAAATGTAATCTTCCTCGATAAATTGCTTCCGACCACCCAAGGCATTCATGCAGTTCAGCTGTCTGTTTCAAAAGATATGGGCGTGTATGTCCTTTTTTCTTTGCCGTCCTCTGTTTGCGTCCGGCAATTGTTTCGTCAAGCTTCTCCTTTAAGTAATTGATAATCTCCTGCGCTCTTGGCTCGTTCCACAATTTGTACGTGGTATATTTTTGATTTTTTGGTATTCCGAAATCTTTTTTGAAAGCGTTGTACATCACTGGATATGCAGATTTGCCAAATCTTTTTTCTCGCCGATCACCAAGCTCATTAAATAATCCTGTTATAGTTTCAACTAGAATAGGATTACTACCAATGCTGCCAGTCGGTGGCGTCACCTTATTTTCAAGTTTCTGCGTTTTAATATTCTGTACTATGTCACCAGCAGCTTGAATATTGTTGTTCCCATTGGCAGTTTGTTGGACAACACGACCTTTTGTCTCGCTAGCCGCATTAGCTGAAGATTTTGTTGTTTTAATGGATTGTTGAGTTGCACTATTATTTTCTTCATCCCTGAGAAGGACCGCGATTGCAGACAACTTTTTCGCGGTAGATGGGTCCATTTTCTTATTCCCATAGCCAAGCAGCAGCCAATTTGGATTAACTCCTGCCGCTTTGCAAATATCTGCTAACACCTCTGCGTTTGGCAGCCTTTCTCCTGTCTCATAGTTGTAAAGGGCTGATTTGCTAACCGCTATAAGGTCTGCAAATTCAGCTATGGGAAGGCCTAAGTCATCCCGTAATTCTTTTATTCTTTGAGCGAGCTCAATCATTATTCCTCACGAATGGAAACAAATCCACAAACGTATTGACTTTCATTTCCACGTTTGAGAATCTATCCCCGTTAGAACAAGGGGATATGGTTAAATGTGTCGCAACATCAACCCTATCCACCTCTTTTGGCCCAGTCAACGGCCCAGTTCGGGCGCATAGGGTGCTCGAACTGGGCCACGAGGGCAGAACTCGAAAAAGAGTGGACGCCATGACCCAGGATTTCAGCAAAGAACAAGTCCTCACTATCCTCCGCGAAAAGCTCCCTCCGATCTTCAGCAGGAAGCATGTTGAGGAATTAACCGGGGGCGTCATCACTGCTGTTTCTCTCGCTGGGCTGGACAAAGACGGAAACGGGCCGAAGGCGTTCAAAATCGGAGGCCGTGTCGGTTACGAAAGGGATTCCTTTCTTGAGTGGCTTGAGCAGAGGGTAAAACCTCGTGGAGAGCAGAAACAGCCCGGATGGCTGATATGTCCGAAAGGGAAATGAAATCAGAATTTGGCGGTGGAAACCTAATCTCCAGCAACGCCACGAGCCCAGCCTTTGCTTTTGCAGTTTCTTGCGGCTGGTTTTGTGCGTTTCAGGCTTCCACCGCCATTCCCTTTTTCTGGACAGCACAGACCTGCAAGGGGGTGTGACGGCATGAACAACTACCAGCATTCCCTCTTTTCCTTCACCGAACAGGGCGAAGGAAGCCAGAAGGCCACCGCCACGGCACAGATGCGCATTGGCGGCCTTGCTTCCACGCTGAAGGCCTGCATGCAGCAGACGCTGACCACCGCCGCCCCCTATCTTTCCCGCGCCCAACTGGTGGACCGGATGAACGAAA contains:
- the trsM gene encoding DVU_1556 family methyltransferase; amino-acid sequence: MSAGAAPRNGSPAACCAGPSWRDPALRAVAGPTLRPGGFALTERAVALAGLLPGWPVLDVGAGSGASVARLRSRHGARAVGLDPDPGQLGAPVQPGLPLMRAAAGALPVRTGSQRLVLCECVLSLVPDPAAALGEFARVLAPGGVLALADLCLPPGAPRAGGAGAGPEAEAHAAPSCAAGARTVAEIAALVRAAGLDPFAVEDHGALARELAARLAFGGAAPGCAARRGYFLLLARKPGGPA
- a CDS encoding DVU_1555 family C-GCAxxG-C-C protein, producing MTDTMGDTSLRMARLAGAGFCCAQIFVLLALEDLGRDNSDLVRAAQGLCLGAGDCAGPCGALTGAALVLGLHAGRGRAGEEPHDRLPLMLAELNDWFRETVGARHGGVSCGAITGGDCTAPDRAVCGAIVAETFERTMDLLAENGIDPIQGRPA
- the trsS gene encoding radical SAM (seleno)protein TrsS; amino-acid sequence: MSAPGAAQPTASVCPVCLEVVPARRETVGGQTRLVKACPRHGEFSTPIWRGAPDFAGWLRPKTPSQPAAPATPRARGCPYDCGLCPDHGQHTCTALVEVTWRCNLACPLCFASAGEAPRPDPSPGAVARLLEGVMRQSGPCNIQLSGGEPTVRDDLPALVALAKAAGFPFVQLNTNGLRIAREEGYAQALAAAGLDSAFLQFDGVTQGPYEALRGQPLLEDKLAAIEALARAGVGVVLVPTVVPGVNAAELGAILRLGVERAPGVRGVHFQPVSYFGRHPGPPADAARITLPEVMAALEAQSGGLVRAADFSPPGCEHALCSFNASYLVDEDGGPAHLTRLSRGGGNCCAPRPAAEGADKAKAYVARQWATPRGAALPMAGPADDLDRFLARARTHIFAVSAMAFQDAWTLDLERLRGCCIHVAAPDGRLVPFCAYNLTAMDGTPLYRSTSARHVP
- a CDS encoding zinc-ribbon domain-containing protein — protein: MSMERNIDQHAEGHNIQQAGGDIYITAPQPVENDSLIPCPECGHEVSPSAYSCIACGFPVLQYFCDKARRERDERLQRICAISLLCGIIGIFIISNFTLPETMESIISAVTVVSFILGYLICFHH
- a CDS encoding helix-turn-helix transcriptional regulator; this encodes MLELGHEGRTRKRVDAMTQDFSKEQVLTILREKLPPIFSRKHVEELTGGVITAVSLAGLDKDGNGPKAFKIGGRVGYERDSFLEWLEQRVKPRGEQKQPGWLICPKGK
- a CDS encoding helix-turn-helix domain-containing protein yields the protein MIELAQRIKELRDDLGLPIAEFADLIAVSKSALYNYETGERLPNAEVLADICKAAGVNPNWLLLGYGNKKMDPSTAKKLSAIAVLLRDEENNSATQQSIKTTKSSANAASETKGRVVQQTANGNNNIQAAGDIVQNIKTQKLENKVTPPTGSIGSNPILVETITGLFNELGDRREKRFGKSAYPVMYNAFKKDFGIPKNQKYTTYKLWNEPRAQEIINYLKEKLDETIAGRKQRTAKKKGHTRPYLLKQTAELHECLGWSEAIYRGRLHFLFGVTSRRDLNVSQLKSYVEYLEDEYGKKY
- a CDS encoding DVU_1557 family redox protein; amino-acid sequence: MSTLKVLDGDYSGWRCAACGQALAMAPAVLEYMGSRFEVELPRCAACGLTLVPEALALGKMLEVEKLLEDK